One region of Mangifera indica cultivar Alphonso chromosome 3, CATAS_Mindica_2.1, whole genome shotgun sequence genomic DNA includes:
- the LOC123210678 gene encoding ubiquitin-conjugating enzyme E2 2, protein MSTPARKRLMRDFKRLQQDPPAGISGAPQDNNIMLWNAVIFGPDDTPWDGGTFKLTLQFSEDYPNKPPTVRFVSRMFHPNIYADGSICLDILQNQWSPIYDVAAILTSIQSLLCDPNPNSPANSEAARMFSENKREYNRRVREIVEQSWTAD, encoded by the exons ATGTCGACTCCTGCGAGGAAGAGACTAATGAGGGATTTTAAGAGGTTGCAACAAGATCCGCCAGCAGGAATCAGTGGGGCACCCCAAGACAACAATATTATGCTCTGGAATGCTGTAATATTTGG TCCTGATGATACTCCATGGGATGGAG GCACATTCAAGTTGACTCTTCAGTTTTCAGAGGATTATCCAAACAAACCCCCAACAGTTCGATTTGTTTCTCGAATGTTTCATCCAAATA TTTATGCTGATGGAAGTATttgtttggatattttacaaaatCAATGGAGCCCTATATATGACGTAGCTGCTATACTGACATCTATCCAG TCATTGCTCTGTGATCCCAATCCAAATTCCCCTGCAAATTCTGAAGCTGCTCGGATGTTTAGTGAGAACAAGCGTGAATACAACCGAAGAGTAAGGGAAATAGTGGAGCAGAGCTGGACTGCAGACTAG
- the LOC123210751 gene encoding WRKY transcription factor 72A-like: MEDVFRRSDQRGGAVEEEKRVDSVGVHKEEIPAKEGPSMGPENSRASSSGVKIEQDGQLESARAKMGEVREENERLKMYLDRIMNDYKTLQMRFHDIVQQEEKRSKEISDKEVEETELVSLSLGRISSDSKKEEKTKTSSSGKEEDQKVKQDLSLGLECKFEMPKSDANEALPDPIPSPTNSFEESKEEAGETWPPSKALKTVRSGDEDTSQQNPVKKARVSVRARCDTPTMNDGCQWRKYGQKIAKGNPCPRAYYRCTLAPSCPVRKQVQRCAEDMSILITTYEGTHNHPLPMSATAMASTTSAAASMLLSGSSSSSRPGSTAPSTGITVANNNLHGLNFYLTDTSKSKQFYLPHSSLSSTPSCPTITLDLTTTPPSSSSPFGRFSTNYPSTAPRYSATSLSFGSSESNSMSWGNNLLSYGSTQPIIKNQIGSLNLGLVARQPMENIYQSYMQKSNIPTAPQQSIPADTIAAAAKAITADPSFQSALVSALTSIIGTGNSGGTSGASQVGGEDNLGVLQKLKWGEQFPVASSYSESAKGNGCGSSYLNKSSTATNTQPGSLIFLPPSLPLSSSKSASASPGDNREHTN; encoded by the exons ATGGAGGACGTTTTCAGAAGATCTGACCAAAGAGGTGGTGCCGTCGAGGAAGAGAAAAGAGTCGATTCTGTTGGTGTTCATAAAGAAGAGATTCCTGCTAAG GAAGGACCCTCCATGGGACCTGAAAACTCAAGGGCATCTTCATCAGGCGTAAAAATAGAACAGGATGGTCAGCTTGAATCTGCGAGAGCCAAGATGGGTGAAgtgagagaagaaaatgaaagactGAAGATGTATTTAGATCGGATAATGAATGACTACAAGACCCTTCAAATGCGATTCCATGACATTGTTCAGCAAGAGGAAAAGAGATCTAAAGAGATTTCTGACAAAGAAGTGGAAGAAACTGAGCTTGTTTCTCTAAGCCTTGGAAGGATTTCAAGTGATTcgaaaaaggaagagaagacCAAAACCTCCAGTTCAGGAAAAGAGGAAGATCAGAAAGTTAAACAAGACTTGTCCCTTGGACTCGAATGCAAATTTGAAATGCCAAAATCTGATGCCAATGAAGCTTTACCTGATCCAATTCCTAGCCCCACAAATAGTTTTGAAGAATCAAAGGAAGAAGCTGGCGAGACTTGGCCACCTAGTAAAGCATTGAAGACTGTGAGAAGCGGAGACGAAGACACTTCTCAACAAAATCCAGTCAAGAAAGCTAGGGTTTCTGTTAGGGCTAGATGTGATACCCCAACG ATGAATGATGGTTGCCAATGGAGGAAATATGGACAAAAGATTGCCAAAGGAAACCCCTGCCCCCGGGCTTATTATCGCTGCACTCTTGCACCGTCATGCCCAGTCAGAAAACAG GTGCAAAGATGTGCTGAGGATATGTCTATCTTAATCACCACCTATGAAGGAACCCACAACCACCCACTTCCAATGTCGGCAACCGCTATGGCTTCCACAACTTCTGCAGCCGCATCCATGTTATTGTCTGGCTCATCATCGAGCTCTCGTCCTGGTTCCACTGCACCATCTACCGGCATCACAGTAGCCAATAATAATCTCCATGGACTAAACTTTTATCTAACCGATACCTCAAAGTCAAAGCAGTTCTATTTACCCCATTCTTCACTATCATCTACACCTTCATGCCCAACAATCACTCTTGACCTCACCACAACACCaccttcttcctcttctccttTCGGTAGATTTAGTACAAATTATCCCTCAACTGCTCCAAGATATTCTGCCACAAGTCTCAGCTTCGGCTCTTCAGAATCTAACTCAATGTCATGGGGCAACAATTTACTTAGCTACGGTAGCACTCAGCCAatcatcaaaaatcaaattggAAGTTTAAACCTAGGGCTAGTAGCAAGACAGCCTATGGAGAATATTTATCAATCCTACATGCAAAAGAGTAACATTCCAACTGCTCCTCAACAATCTATACCAGCAGATACTATAGCTGCCGCAGCTAAAGCTATAACTGCGGACCCAAGTTTCCAATCTGCTTTAGTATCAGCCCTCACATCAATCATTGGAACTGGCAATAGTGGTGGAACCAGTGGCGCAAGTCAGGTTGGCGGAGAAGATAATCTTGGAGTACTTCAGAAACTTAAGTGGGGTGAGCAATTTCCGGTGGCTTCTAGTTACTCAGAAAGTGCGAAAGGCAATGGTTGCGGATCAAGCTATTTGAACAAATCATCAACGGCGACAAATACTCAGCCGGGAAGCTTGATTTTTCTACCACCTTCATTACCACTTTCCTCTTCTAAAAGCGCATCTGCATCTCCTGGTGATAATAGAGAGCACACAAATTGA